One genomic segment of Occultella kanbiaonis includes these proteins:
- a CDS encoding Cgl0159 family (beta/alpha)8-fold protein, with amino-acid sequence MAAALEEIRELRTHHPERIAEVLAARPRGAFPTDPNARLMIIAADHPARGSLAAGPVPLAMADRRDLLLRCSAALTRPGVHGFLGTAEIVEELALLGALDGKLVYGSMNRGGLAGADFELDDRFTGYDADGIVSSGLDGGKMLLRIDYRDPASVATMESAARAVDALADAGVMAMVEPFISTRADGRVRNDLSVEAVIRSVTIAAGLGRTSARTWLKLPYVPEMERVMAATSLPALILGGEVDPDPNAAAAAWARAVRVPGVKGLIIGRSLLYPPDDDVEAAVDRAVSVL; translated from the coding sequence ATGGCGGCCGCCCTGGAGGAGATCCGGGAGCTGCGCACCCATCACCCGGAGCGCATCGCCGAGGTCCTCGCGGCCCGGCCGCGCGGCGCCTTCCCGACCGACCCGAACGCCCGGCTGATGATCATCGCCGCGGACCACCCGGCCCGCGGCTCCCTCGCCGCCGGCCCCGTGCCGCTGGCCATGGCCGACCGTCGAGACCTGCTCCTGCGGTGCTCGGCTGCCCTGACCCGTCCGGGGGTGCACGGATTCCTCGGCACCGCGGAGATCGTCGAGGAGCTGGCTCTGCTCGGCGCCCTCGACGGCAAGCTCGTGTACGGGTCGATGAACCGAGGTGGTCTCGCCGGCGCGGACTTCGAGCTGGATGACCGGTTCACCGGCTATGACGCCGACGGCATCGTCTCCTCCGGGCTCGATGGCGGCAAGATGCTCCTGCGTATCGACTATCGCGACCCGGCCTCCGTGGCCACGATGGAGTCGGCGGCCCGGGCGGTCGACGCGCTCGCCGACGCGGGGGTGATGGCGATGGTGGAGCCGTTCATCTCCACGCGGGCCGACGGCAGGGTCCGCAACGACCTCTCGGTGGAGGCGGTCATCCGTTCGGTGACCATCGCCGCCGGCCTCGGGCGGACGTCCGCCCGCACCTGGCTCAAACTGCCGTACGTACCCGAGATGGAACGGGTGATGGCCGCGACGTCCCTGCCCGCCCTGATCCTCGGAGGCGAGGTCGACCCAGACCCGAATGCCGCCGCCGCGGCCTGGGCCCGGGCCGTTCGGGTCCCGGGTGTCAAGGGCCTGATCATCGGCCGGTCGCTG
- the iolC gene encoding 5-dehydro-2-deoxygluconokinase: MTAPTTPAEVLTMGRSGVDIYPLQIGVGLEDVTTFGKFLGGSPMNVAVASARHGHSAAVLTGVGNDPFGLYVRREMRRLGVSDEFVITSEVLNTPVTFCEMFPPDHFPIYFYRQPSAPDLQLTPGDLPADAVRDARIMWFSVTGLSEEPSRSAHHAALALRGRREHTILDLDYRPMFWADPAEATTQVREFLTGVTIAVGNRQECEVAVGETDPDRAADALLEAGVELAIVKRGPEGTLAKTREERVEVPPVPVDVVNGLGAGDAFGGALCHGLLAGWSLDRIITAASAAGAIVAGRLECSTAMPSEAEVLAVIDEGRSPNDLERVA; encoded by the coding sequence ATGACGGCGCCAACGACGCCCGCGGAGGTCCTCACGATGGGCCGGTCCGGGGTGGACATCTACCCGCTCCAGATCGGTGTGGGCCTGGAGGACGTGACCACCTTCGGCAAGTTCCTCGGCGGCAGCCCCATGAACGTGGCGGTGGCCTCGGCCCGGCACGGACACAGCGCGGCCGTGCTCACCGGCGTGGGCAACGACCCGTTCGGGCTGTACGTGCGCCGGGAGATGCGACGCCTCGGCGTCAGCGACGAGTTCGTGATCACGAGCGAGGTCCTGAACACCCCGGTGACGTTCTGCGAGATGTTCCCGCCGGACCACTTCCCGATCTACTTCTACCGGCAGCCGAGTGCACCGGACCTGCAGCTGACGCCGGGCGACCTCCCGGCCGATGCGGTGCGGGATGCCCGGATCATGTGGTTCTCCGTGACCGGGCTCTCCGAGGAGCCGAGCCGGTCCGCCCACCATGCCGCCCTGGCGCTGCGCGGGCGGCGCGAGCACACCATCCTCGACCTCGACTACCGGCCCATGTTCTGGGCGGACCCGGCCGAGGCGACCACCCAGGTCCGCGAGTTCCTGACCGGCGTCACGATCGCCGTCGGCAACCGCCAGGAGTGCGAGGTGGCCGTCGGCGAGACGGACCCGGACCGGGCTGCGGATGCCCTGCTGGAGGCCGGGGTGGAACTGGCGATCGTCAAGCGCGGGCCCGAGGGCACCCTCGCGAAGACCCGCGAGGAACGGGTGGAGGTCCCACCGGTTCCGGTGGACGTCGTGAACGGGCTCGGCGCGGGAGACGCCTTCGGCGGCGCGCTGTGCCACGGGCTCCTGGCCGGCTGGTCGCTGGACCGGATCATCACGGCCGCCAGCGCGGCCGGCGCCATCGTGGCCGGCCGTCTGGAGTGCTCGACGGCGATGCCCAGCGAGGCCGAGGTGCTCGCCGTGATCGACGAGGGCCGCTCCCCCAACGACCTCGAGCGGGTCGCGTGA
- a CDS encoding GntR family transcriptional regulator, which produces MAARRGIDMEMDTASTGETVHLPRVALDRSSPVPLYHQIAEAMKAMITSGDLPAGTRVENELAMAARLGVSRPTARRAFQDLVEQGLLIRRRGIGTQVASELIRRPVELTSLYDDLAAAGRTPRTEVLSLESHPADHVIAERLGVAPGAEVVTIERLRFADDEPLALMTNHVRAEIAPSAAELAEVGLYAALRATGVQMRLARQTIGARLATAAEARVLDERPRAALLTMERIAFDDVNAVVEFGSHLYRGSRYTFDTTVVAR; this is translated from the coding sequence ATGGCTGCAAGGAGGGGGATCGACATGGAGATGGACACCGCAAGCACGGGGGAGACCGTGCACCTGCCGCGGGTCGCGCTTGACCGCTCGAGCCCGGTGCCGCTGTATCACCAGATCGCCGAGGCCATGAAGGCCATGATCACCTCCGGTGACCTGCCGGCCGGGACCCGGGTGGAGAACGAGCTCGCGATGGCGGCCCGGCTCGGGGTGTCCCGCCCGACCGCGCGGCGCGCCTTCCAGGACCTCGTCGAGCAGGGTCTGCTGATCCGCAGGCGCGGCATCGGGACGCAGGTCGCGTCCGAGCTGATCCGTCGCCCCGTCGAGCTGACCAGCCTGTACGACGACCTGGCGGCGGCGGGCCGAACCCCCCGCACCGAGGTGCTCAGCCTGGAGTCCCATCCGGCCGACCACGTCATCGCCGAGCGCCTCGGTGTCGCACCGGGTGCCGAGGTCGTCACCATCGAGCGGCTGCGGTTCGCCGATGACGAACCGCTGGCGCTGATGACGAACCACGTCCGCGCGGAGATCGCCCCGAGCGCCGCAGAACTCGCCGAGGTCGGCCTGTACGCTGCCCTGCGCGCCACCGGGGTGCAGATGCGACTGGCCCGTCAGACGATCGGTGCCCGGCTCGCGACCGCGGCCGAGGCGCGGGTCCTGGACGAACGCCCAAGGGCTGCCCTGCTCACCATGGAGCGGATCGCCTTCGACGACGTCAACGCCGTAGTGGAGTTCGGTTCGCATCTGTACCGGGGGTCGCGGTACACGTTCGACACCACCGTCGTGGCTCGATAG
- a CDS encoding ABC transporter substrate-binding protein, with amino-acid sequence MNPVLGRRQLMLGGIAGTAAVGLGLSACSDGAGGGADGGEVTHMQFFLSGDANQGGGFAHMAAKYQEETGVEVEIVDVANEDLTTKLKNAALANDLPALARVGSIDATWKDVTMDLRDILDTNDVKSELAAIDPDGKVLSLPSDITAVGMFLNKTLFDAAGATYPAVGEEPWTWDGFTETIRSVQAATGASYGMVMDRSAHRLKAFLYEFGSNTFELVDGAFETNENTKPALEYFYALNDDSFMPRSVWLSDGDPNGLFKSGDVVAYCSGSWQIADFAVNIADFEWVSVYMPKQPVRVTNYGNAASIVVFEGTGQEQAALDFVNWLFTPENYTELSETSGFLPAVNGITVTYADNAEAFELYNEEIEASDEVAARLKTQDLEGEIEGRTLEGDPLRDETVKYLNDEQDVDTTIANIIELLNASL; translated from the coding sequence ATGAATCCAGTTCTGGGACGCCGCCAGCTCATGCTCGGCGGGATCGCGGGGACGGCTGCCGTCGGGCTCGGCCTCTCGGCCTGCTCCGATGGTGCGGGCGGCGGCGCCGATGGCGGTGAGGTGACCCACATGCAGTTCTTCCTCTCCGGGGACGCGAACCAGGGCGGCGGCTTCGCCCACATGGCCGCCAAGTACCAGGAGGAGACCGGCGTCGAGGTGGAGATCGTCGACGTCGCGAACGAGGACCTCACCACGAAGCTCAAGAACGCGGCGCTGGCGAACGACCTGCCCGCGCTGGCCCGGGTCGGCAGCATCGACGCGACCTGGAAGGACGTCACGATGGACCTCCGGGACATCCTGGACACCAACGACGTCAAGTCCGAGCTCGCCGCCATCGACCCCGACGGCAAGGTGCTGTCCCTGCCCAGCGACATCACCGCCGTCGGGATGTTCCTGAACAAGACCCTCTTCGACGCGGCCGGTGCGACCTACCCGGCCGTGGGTGAGGAGCCGTGGACCTGGGACGGGTTCACCGAGACGATCCGGTCCGTCCAGGCCGCGACCGGCGCCTCCTACGGCATGGTGATGGACCGCTCGGCGCACCGCCTGAAGGCGTTCCTGTACGAGTTCGGCTCCAACACCTTCGAACTGGTCGACGGCGCGTTCGAGACGAACGAGAACACCAAGCCCGCGCTGGAGTACTTCTACGCCCTGAACGACGACTCGTTCATGCCGCGTTCGGTGTGGCTCTCCGACGGCGACCCGAACGGCCTGTTCAAGAGCGGCGACGTGGTCGCGTACTGCTCGGGTTCCTGGCAGATCGCCGACTTCGCGGTGAACATCGCAGACTTCGAGTGGGTCAGCGTGTACATGCCGAAGCAGCCGGTCCGGGTGACGAACTACGGCAACGCCGCATCCATCGTCGTCTTCGAGGGCACCGGCCAGGAGCAGGCCGCGCTGGACTTCGTGAACTGGCTCTTCACGCCGGAGAACTACACCGAGCTGTCCGAGACCTCCGGCTTCCTGCCTGCCGTGAACGGCATCACCGTGACCTACGCGGACAACGCCGAGGCCTTCGAGCTGTACAACGAGGAGATCGAGGCCTCCGACGAGGTCGCGGCACGGCTGAAGACACAGGACCTCGAGGGCGAGATCGAGGGCAGGACCCTCGAGGGCGACCCGCTGCGCGACGAGACGGTCAAGTACCTCAACGACGAGCAGGACGTGGACACCACGATCGCGAACATCATCGAACTGCTGAACGCCTCGCTCTGA
- a CDS encoding carbohydrate ABC transporter permease, producing the protein MAATTQTPEVATATPPRRRLASIRRGQTIAPLIFIAAAVVLFALFFVWPGALGLWYSFTDYRGVGDPEFIGIENYAALLQDATFYSVLGRTAFYTLLSVPLHFVISLGIAVLVTTRNAKGKVPARVVFFMPWLISPIVNGVIWRWLFGENFGFVNYLLSLVGVDAVPWQTDANLSLAVVLFASSWGGTAFNMLLFMAALKNIPRSYLEAAEIDGATGWQRFRHITLPLLAPTSFLVVLLTTIGSMKEFAMIQALNGGGPGTENMLMVQYIYRTGFERSEIGYASAASMVLMVILIVVAVIQLRFDKGSDQS; encoded by the coding sequence TTGGCGGCCACGACCCAAACCCCCGAGGTGGCCACGGCCACTCCGCCCCGACGCAGGCTCGCCTCGATCAGGCGCGGCCAGACGATCGCGCCGCTGATCTTCATCGCGGCCGCCGTGGTGCTGTTCGCGCTGTTCTTCGTCTGGCCGGGCGCGCTCGGACTGTGGTACTCGTTCACCGACTACCGCGGCGTCGGGGATCCCGAGTTCATCGGCATCGAGAACTACGCCGCACTGCTCCAGGACGCGACGTTCTACTCGGTGCTCGGCCGGACGGCGTTCTACACGCTGCTCTCGGTGCCGCTGCACTTCGTGATCTCTCTGGGGATCGCGGTGCTGGTCACCACCCGGAACGCGAAGGGGAAGGTGCCGGCGCGGGTCGTGTTCTTCATGCCCTGGCTGATCTCACCGATCGTCAACGGCGTGATCTGGCGCTGGCTGTTCGGGGAGAACTTCGGCTTCGTCAACTACCTGCTCAGCCTCGTCGGCGTCGATGCGGTGCCGTGGCAGACCGACGCCAACCTCTCCCTGGCCGTGGTGCTGTTCGCGTCCTCGTGGGGCGGCACCGCGTTCAACATGCTGCTGTTCATGGCGGCACTGAAGAACATCCCGCGCTCCTACCTGGAGGCCGCCGAGATCGACGGTGCGACAGGGTGGCAGCGCTTCCGGCACATCACGCTGCCGCTGCTGGCGCCGACGTCGTTCCTGGTCGTGCTGCTCACCACGATCGGGTCGATGAAGGAGTTCGCGATGATCCAGGCGCTGAACGGCGGTGGCCCGGGCACCGAGAACATGCTGATGGTGCAGTACATCTACCGGACCGGGTTCGAGCGCTCCGAGATCGGCTACGCGAGCGCCGCGTCCATGGTGCTGATGGTGATCCTCATCGTGGTCGCCGTGATCCAGTTGCGCTTCGACAAGGGCAGTGACCAATCATGA
- a CDS encoding carbohydrate ABC transporter permease → MMTKLRSYGPATLLLWVLVLIYLFPVAWFILSSFKPGSELFSLPLSILPENWTFSGYITAWNRFNFAQYFFNTGLVAVVTTVLTVFVSAMTGYALAKYKAKWLSIFFICILATTMLPTEVIMPSTFVVIRDLGLYNQLAGIIVPSIITATGIFMFRQYFKTVPDELLEAARIDGVGEIRAFFSIMLPLAKPIAVTLAIFSFQWRWNDYIWPLLVLNDPNRYTLQLALRSIVGADNIDWSVLLSASVISLIPMVILFFVFQKQIMNADMNSGLKD, encoded by the coding sequence ATGATGACCAAGCTCCGTTCCTATGGGCCGGCCACCCTGCTGCTGTGGGTGCTCGTGCTGATCTACCTGTTCCCGGTGGCCTGGTTCATCCTCAGCTCGTTCAAGCCTGGCAGTGAGCTGTTCAGCCTGCCGCTGTCGATCCTGCCCGAGAACTGGACCTTCTCCGGCTACATCACCGCATGGAACCGGTTCAACTTCGCGCAGTACTTCTTCAACACCGGGCTGGTCGCGGTCGTCACCACCGTGCTGACCGTGTTCGTCTCGGCGATGACCGGGTACGCCCTGGCGAAGTACAAGGCGAAGTGGTTGAGCATCTTCTTCATCTGCATCCTGGCCACGACGATGCTGCCGACCGAGGTGATCATGCCCTCGACGTTCGTGGTGATCCGGGACCTCGGCCTGTACAACCAGCTGGCCGGCATCATCGTGCCGTCCATCATCACCGCGACCGGGATCTTCATGTTCCGGCAGTACTTCAAGACCGTGCCGGACGAGCTGCTCGAGGCGGCCCGGATCGACGGCGTCGGGGAGATCCGGGCGTTCTTCTCGATCATGCTGCCGCTCGCGAAGCCCATCGCGGTGACCCTGGCGATCTTCTCCTTCCAGTGGCGCTGGAACGACTATATCTGGCCGCTGCTGGTCCTGAACGACCCGAACCGCTACACGCTGCAACTCGCGCTCCGGTCGATCGTCGGTGCGGACAACATCGACTGGTCCGTGCTGCTGTCCGCGTCCGTCATCTCGCTGATCCCTATGGTTATCTTGTTCTTCGTGTTCCAGAAGCAGATCATGAACGCCGATATGAACTCGGGTCTGAAGGACTGA
- a CDS encoding class I SAM-dependent methyltransferase — translation MGSGAVWSELAPEWAAHWGGVAAPVHQRLIEATGTGPGTRVLDVGCGSGEFLAALSEVGAVVAGADPAPAMLDLARVRAPGADLRPAGFEDLPWSADSHDVVTAVNALQFADDTVDALVEAARVTRPGGLIAIANWAEGALSDLDAIEAALAAEAGEDPGPDGDLRVPGGLEEVLAEAGLDVREAGLVDVPWVVPDAVALVRGVLLGEDAAAQAAGTATVLEAARSFRTPDGGYRLVNRFRFAVGVVPA, via the coding sequence ATGGGTTCCGGCGCGGTGTGGTCCGAGCTCGCCCCGGAGTGGGCGGCGCACTGGGGCGGCGTGGCTGCGCCGGTGCACCAGCGGCTCATCGAGGCGACCGGGACCGGACCTGGCACCCGCGTCCTCGACGTCGGATGCGGGAGCGGCGAGTTCCTCGCCGCACTGAGCGAAGTCGGCGCGGTGGTCGCCGGGGCCGACCCGGCGCCGGCGATGCTCGACCTCGCCCGGGTCCGCGCGCCGGGAGCCGACCTGCGGCCGGCCGGGTTCGAGGACCTGCCCTGGTCCGCCGACAGCCACGACGTGGTCACCGCCGTGAACGCGCTGCAGTTCGCGGACGACACCGTGGACGCCCTCGTCGAGGCGGCCCGGGTCACCCGGCCGGGTGGGCTGATCGCGATCGCGAACTGGGCCGAGGGTGCGCTCAGCGACCTGGACGCGATCGAGGCTGCGCTGGCGGCCGAGGCGGGCGAGGATCCGGGTCCGGACGGTGACCTGCGCGTGCCCGGCGGGCTCGAAGAGGTGCTCGCCGAGGCGGGCCTGGACGTGCGTGAGGCAGGACTGGTCGACGTGCCCTGGGTGGTTCCGGACGCCGTCGCCCTCGTGCGTGGCGTGCTACTCGGCGAGGACGCGGCCGCGCAGGCCGCCGGGACGGCCACGGTCCTGGAGGCGGCGCGGTCGTTCCGGACGCCCGACGGCGGGTACCGGTTGGTCAACCGGTTCCGGTTCGCCGTCGGCGTGGTGCCGGCGTAG
- a CDS encoding DUF6194 family protein produces the protein MSMEQIIAAVHALPGSLVLAPGPGSEFPELAWGDSFFYYAPDGRVPTSTQPYATIVTKDYPEDTASHLDPSGRWRLNIHVGRSRFTELTGEIPGETRHDRDFSAPDVVLPHPVYSALGWVAIVNPADATGDLALELVRDAHEAAAARRRRRQEG, from the coding sequence ATGAGTATGGAACAGATCATCGCCGCCGTGCACGCCCTGCCCGGGTCCCTCGTGCTCGCTCCGGGACCGGGCTCCGAGTTCCCCGAGCTGGCCTGGGGCGACTCGTTCTTCTACTACGCACCGGACGGGCGGGTGCCCACGAGCACCCAGCCGTACGCGACCATCGTGACGAAGGACTACCCGGAGGACACCGCCTCCCACCTGGACCCGTCCGGGCGCTGGCGCCTGAACATCCACGTGGGGCGGTCCCGGTTCACCGAACTCACCGGCGAGATCCCCGGGGAGACCAGGCACGACCGCGACTTCAGTGCACCGGACGTGGTCCTGCCACACCCCGTGTACTCCGCGCTCGGCTGGGTCGCGATCGTGAACCCGGCGGACGCCACCGGCGACCTCGCCCTCGAGCTGGTCCGTGACGCACACGAGGCTGCGGCGGCACGTCGGCGTCGCCGTCAGGAGGGCTGA
- a CDS encoding MerR family transcriptional regulator, producing MDAHGDLLRDGGSEATLGTLEVARRSGYSVQQVRDLERLGVIPAAPRSGNGYRNYTQVHVSALRAYRALAVAAGPVLARRLLRELTTSTVADAAATISALHARLDRERGELLAASAALRAIAAEAAAGLGRAPDPADAMSITELARALGVRTSTLRHWEHEGLLRPDRVASLRVRNYDLRAIRTARIVAALRGAGYGIGAVRDLVARLGHDVVVTSGIVDARLEQLGTRTVALLRAGADLADLITTTHPTPLPTNST from the coding sequence ATGGACGCGCACGGTGATCTCCTGCGGGATGGCGGGTCGGAGGCCACGCTCGGCACGCTCGAGGTGGCTCGGCGGTCCGGGTACTCGGTGCAGCAGGTCCGGGACCTTGAGCGGCTCGGGGTGATCCCCGCGGCACCCAGGTCCGGGAACGGCTACCGGAACTACACGCAGGTGCACGTGAGTGCCCTGCGGGCCTACCGGGCGCTGGCCGTCGCCGCGGGACCGGTCCTCGCGCGCCGGCTCCTGCGCGAGCTGACGACCTCCACCGTCGCCGACGCCGCCGCCACGATCTCCGCACTGCATGCCCGACTCGACCGCGAGCGTGGTGAGCTGCTCGCGGCCTCGGCGGCGCTGCGGGCCATCGCCGCCGAGGCCGCTGCCGGCCTGGGCCGCGCGCCGGATCCGGCCGACGCGATGAGCATCACCGAGCTCGCCCGGGCGCTCGGCGTGCGCACGTCCACGCTGCGGCACTGGGAGCACGAGGGCCTGCTGCGGCCGGACCGGGTGGCGTCGCTGCGAGTGCGCAACTACGACCTGCGGGCGATCCGGACGGCGCGGATCGTCGCCGCCCTGCGCGGAGCCGGATACGGCATCGGAGCGGTGCGCGACCTGGTGGCGCGGTTGGGGCACGACGTCGTGGTGACGTCCGGCATCGTCGACGCACGTCTGGAGCAGCTCGGCACCCGCACCGTCGCCCTGCTCCGGGCCGGCGCCGACCTCGCGGACCTGATCACGACGACCCACCCGACACCGCTGCCCACGAACTCGACGTAG
- a CDS encoding family 1 encapsulin nanocompartment shell protein translates to MNHLLRSHAPISSAAWDQLDAEATERLTVALGARKLVDFSGPLGWSASATNLGRVGPVADSPAPGVIARPRTVLAMVEVRADFSVSREELAAADRGAPDPDLTALDEAAVRIAEVENAAIMHGWSEAGITGITQASTHDALPHDPDATHYPQQVAAAVAKLLRTGIAGPYGLALGPSDYTEVIESAENGGYPLFDHLRKILQGGPIVWVPGLRGGTVMSMRGGDFLFTAGQDFAIGYDHHDANSVHLYLEESFTFHVATPEAAVELSDE, encoded by the coding sequence ATGAACCACCTCCTCCGATCGCACGCTCCGATCTCGTCGGCCGCCTGGGACCAGCTCGACGCGGAGGCCACCGAGCGGCTGACCGTGGCGCTCGGAGCCCGCAAGCTGGTGGACTTCTCAGGTCCGCTCGGCTGGTCGGCCTCGGCCACGAACCTCGGCCGGGTGGGGCCGGTCGCTGACTCCCCCGCGCCGGGCGTGATCGCGCGGCCGCGCACGGTGCTGGCCATGGTCGAGGTGCGGGCGGACTTCAGCGTCTCCCGCGAGGAGCTCGCCGCCGCCGACCGCGGCGCACCGGACCCGGACCTGACCGCGCTGGACGAGGCCGCGGTGCGGATCGCAGAGGTGGAGAACGCCGCGATCATGCACGGCTGGTCCGAGGCCGGCATCACCGGTATCACGCAGGCGAGCACGCACGACGCCCTCCCGCACGACCCGGACGCGACGCACTACCCGCAGCAGGTGGCCGCCGCCGTGGCGAAGCTGCTGCGCACCGGCATCGCGGGACCGTACGGGCTGGCTCTCGGCCCGTCCGACTACACCGAGGTGATCGAGTCGGCCGAGAACGGCGGCTACCCGCTCTTCGACCACCTGCGCAAGATCCTGCAGGGCGGTCCGATCGTGTGGGTGCCGGGCCTTCGCGGTGGCACCGTGATGAGCATGCGCGGCGGCGACTTCCTGTTCACGGCCGGCCAGGACTTCGCGATCGGCTACGACCACCACGACGCGAACTCGGTGCACCTGTACCTGGAGGAGTCGTTCACCTTCCACGTGGCGACCCCCGAGGCCGCCGTCGAGCTCTCCGACGAATAG
- a CDS encoding ferritin family protein: MPTDQYHEPPDELSAETRTFARMCASLAEEAEAIGWYEQRISVEPNEISRAIMLDSLKEEYKHFSMELEFLFRAKPLWAEIARGVLFQDGDIVANGGAAEEGAGSAEAPDGAGTSDASGTLGIGSLKGQGL; the protein is encoded by the coding sequence ATGCCGACCGACCAGTATCACGAGCCACCGGACGAACTCTCCGCCGAGACCCGCACGTTCGCCAGGATGTGCGCGAGCCTGGCCGAGGAGGCCGAGGCGATCGGCTGGTACGAGCAGCGTATCTCGGTGGAGCCGAACGAGATCTCCCGGGCGATCATGCTCGACTCGCTCAAGGAGGAGTACAAGCACTTCTCCATGGAGCTGGAGTTCCTGTTCCGCGCCAAGCCGCTCTGGGCGGAGATCGCCCGCGGGGTGCTGTTCCAGGACGGCGACATCGTCGCGAACGGTGGCGCGGCCGAGGAGGGCGCCGGTTCCGCGGAAGCGCCCGACGGCGCAGGTACTTCCGACGCCTCAGGCACCTTGGGCATCGGGTCACTGAAGGGTCAGGGACTATGA
- a CDS encoding alpha/beta fold hydrolase produces MSTPTALLVHGAFAESASWNGVITRLQKESIRTVAVANPLRSVAGDGAYVRAVADAIGGPVLLVGHSYGGMVVTQAAADNPNVVGLVYVGAFMPETGESALELSGKFEGSTLGAALLGYPVPGGGVELRIDGEKFHQQFAHDVPADLAATMAATQRPVTEAALKEALAVPPAWRSVPAWSIWGEQDLNIPAELQRFQAERATARAAVELPAASHALSVSRLEETARVILDAVRATS; encoded by the coding sequence ATGTCCACCCCCACAGCGCTGCTCGTCCACGGTGCGTTCGCCGAGTCCGCGAGCTGGAACGGCGTCATCACCCGCCTGCAGAAGGAATCCATCCGGACCGTCGCGGTCGCGAACCCGCTCCGCTCGGTCGCCGGTGACGGCGCCTACGTGCGCGCGGTCGCCGACGCGATCGGCGGCCCGGTGCTGCTCGTCGGCCACTCCTACGGCGGCATGGTGGTCACCCAGGCCGCCGCGGACAACCCGAACGTCGTCGGCCTCGTCTACGTCGGTGCGTTCATGCCCGAGACCGGCGAGTCCGCGCTCGAGCTGTCCGGCAAGTTCGAAGGCAGCACGCTCGGCGCGGCGCTGCTGGGCTACCCGGTACCCGGTGGCGGCGTCGAGCTGCGCATCGATGGCGAGAAGTTCCACCAGCAGTTCGCCCACGACGTCCCGGCCGACCTGGCCGCGACCATGGCGGCGACGCAGCGACCCGTCACCGAGGCGGCCCTGAAGGAAGCTCTGGCGGTCCCGCCGGCGTGGCGGTCCGTGCCCGCGTGGTCGATCTGGGGCGAACAGGATCTCAACATTCCGGCGGAGCTCCAGAGGTTCCAGGCCGAGCGCGCCACGGCCCGCGCAGCCGTCGAGCTCCCTGCCGCGTCCCACGCGCTCTCGGTCTCCCGGCTTGAGGAGACGGCACGGGTGATCCTGGACGCGGTCCGCGCCACGTCCTGA
- a CDS encoding alpha/beta hydrolase, translating to MSEIILEPEAQAVADASARPPFLYELGTDGARRALDDIQAAPIDKPDVDEQWLRVPAEVGDVDVRIVKPVGAGRPLPVVLYVHGGGWVLGNAGTHDRLVRELAVGVDAAIVFVEYTRSPEARYPVAIEQAYATARWITTEGADHGLDATRLAVAGDSVGGNMTAALALLAKERGDVTFVHQSLYYPVTDAAQDTQSYRDFADGPFLTAKGMAWFWDAYSPDADGRRGEITASPLRATLEELADLPPALVIVDENDVLRDEGEAYARRLIQAGVPTTSIRYNAIIHDFMMLNPVRASRASTAAVEQAIHVLRTALGTL from the coding sequence ATGAGCGAGATCATCCTGGAGCCCGAGGCCCAGGCGGTCGCCGACGCATCGGCACGGCCACCGTTCCTGTACGAGCTCGGGACCGACGGCGCCCGCCGGGCCCTCGACGACATCCAGGCCGCGCCGATCGACAAGCCCGACGTCGACGAACAGTGGCTGCGGGTGCCGGCCGAGGTCGGCGACGTGGACGTCCGGATCGTCAAGCCCGTCGGTGCGGGTCGCCCGCTGCCGGTCGTGCTGTACGTGCACGGCGGCGGCTGGGTGCTCGGCAACGCGGGCACCCACGACCGCCTCGTCCGCGAGCTCGCCGTCGGGGTCGACGCCGCGATCGTGTTCGTGGAGTACACCCGCTCCCCCGAGGCCCGGTATCCCGTCGCCATCGAGCAGGCGTACGCGACCGCTCGCTGGATCACGACCGAGGGCGCCGACCACGGCCTGGACGCGACCCGGCTCGCCGTCGCGGGCGACTCCGTCGGCGGGAACATGACCGCCGCGCTCGCCCTGCTGGCCAAGGAGCGCGGCGATGTGACCTTCGTGCACCAGTCCCTGTACTACCCGGTCACCGACGCCGCGCAGGACACCCAGAGCTACCGCGACTTCGCCGACGGCCCGTTCCTCACCGCGAAGGGCATGGCCTGGTTCTGGGACGCGTACTCCCCAGACGCCGACGGTCGCCGCGGCGAGATCACCGCCTCGCCTCTGCGCGCCACCCTCGAGGAGCTGGCCGACCTGCCCCCGGCCCTCGTGATCGTGGACGAGAACGACGTGCTCCGGGACGAGGGCGAGGCCTACGCCCGCCGCCTCATCCAGGCCGGCGTGCCCACCACGAGCATCCGCTACAACGCGATCATCCACGACTTCATGATGCTCAACCCGGTGCGTGCCAGCCGGGCCAGCACGGCCGCCGTCGAACAGGCCATCCACGTGCTTCGCACGGCCCTCGGCACCCTCTGA